In Leptodesmis sichuanensis A121, the following are encoded in one genomic region:
- a CDS encoding carotenoid oxygenase family protein: protein MTNVELTRPQISEHSYCREDWQRGYRSLTEEFDYWIDEVDGEIPADLKGTLFRNGPGLFEINGQRLQHPFDGDGMVCAIAFSNGRAHFRNRYVRTAGYLAEQKAGRILYRGVFGTDKPGGWWANLLDFRLKNIANTNVIYWGGKLLALWEAAEPHRLDPDTLDTLGLDDLDGLLQPGDAFAAHPWVDPACELDDGNPCLVNFSLKTGLSSDLTLYEFDRAGQLQRQHSAIVPGFAFIHDFAITPHYGIFFQNPVSFNPLPFLVGLRSAGECIQFQADKPTRVVLVPRQGDRESGIGDRGSEKGQARILEVPSGFVFHHANAFEDGDEVVVDSICYESLPSVDPDGDFREVDFEALDPGQLWRFRMNLTTGEITRRRLESRCCEFPSLHPAKVGRSYRYLYLGAAHAPTGNAPNQAILKVDVESGDRYLWSAAPWGYVGEPVFVPRSPNLYQLTGAEDDGWILTLVFDSTRDRSDLVILDARDLSVVARLHLKHHVPYGLHGNFTTEVFGIRD, encoded by the coding sequence ATGACTAACGTTGAATTAACGCGGCCCCAAATCTCTGAGCATTCATACTGCCGGGAAGATTGGCAACGGGGCTATCGTTCGCTTACAGAAGAATTTGATTACTGGATTGATGAGGTCGATGGAGAGATTCCTGCCGATCTGAAAGGCACGCTGTTTCGGAATGGTCCTGGGTTATTTGAAATCAATGGTCAGCGATTGCAGCATCCCTTTGATGGCGATGGTATGGTCTGTGCGATCGCTTTTTCCAATGGTCGTGCCCATTTTCGGAATCGCTACGTTCGTACCGCAGGGTATCTGGCGGAACAAAAGGCCGGACGCATTCTCTACCGGGGGGTGTTTGGCACCGATAAGCCAGGGGGCTGGTGGGCCAACCTGCTGGACTTCCGCTTGAAAAATATTGCCAACACCAATGTGATCTACTGGGGCGGCAAACTGTTGGCTCTCTGGGAGGCGGCAGAACCCCATCGCCTTGACCCTGATACCCTGGACACCCTGGGATTGGATGACCTGGATGGGCTGCTGCAACCGGGAGATGCCTTTGCTGCCCATCCCTGGGTTGATCCAGCCTGCGAGTTGGATGATGGCAATCCCTGTCTGGTGAATTTCTCCCTGAAGACGGGCCTGTCCTCTGATCTCACCCTCTATGAGTTCGATCGAGCGGGACAGTTACAGCGCCAGCACTCTGCGATCGTCCCCGGTTTTGCCTTTATCCACGACTTTGCCATCACCCCTCACTACGGCATCTTTTTCCAGAACCCAGTCAGCTTCAATCCGCTACCCTTCCTGGTGGGATTGCGATCGGCAGGGGAGTGTATTCAATTTCAGGCCGATAAGCCGACGCGGGTTGTCTTGGTGCCCAGGCAGGGCGATCGAGAATCGGGAATCGGGGATCGGGGATCGGAAAAGGGGCAAGCTCGGATTCTGGAAGTGCCGTCGGGATTCGTGTTCCATCACGCGAATGCGTTTGAGGATGGGGACGAAGTGGTGGTGGATTCGATTTGCTATGAGTCTCTGCCCTCGGTAGATCCTGATGGGGATTTTCGGGAGGTAGATTTTGAGGCTCTGGATCCGGGGCAACTCTGGCGCTTCCGAATGAATTTGACAACGGGCGAAATCACTCGTCGCAGGCTGGAGAGTCGTTGCTGTGAGTTTCCCTCTCTGCATCCGGCGAAGGTGGGGCGATCGTACCGCTATCTTTATCTGGGAGCGGCTCATGCACCGACTGGCAACGCTCCCAATCAAGCTATTTTGAAAGTGGATGTGGAATCGGGCGATCGCTACCTCTGGAGTGCCGCACCCTGGGGCTATGTTGGTGAACCGGTGTTTGTTCCCCGCTCACCCAATCTCTACCAGCTAACCGGAGCTGAGGATGACGGCTGGATCCTGACGCTGGTATTTGATAGCACCCGCGATCGCTCCGATCTGGTGATTCTGGATGCCCGCGATCTATCTGTCGTGGCCCGCTTGCATTTGAAGCACCATGTTCCCTATGGACTGCATGGAAATTTTACGACGGAGGTGTTTGGGATTAGGGATTAG